One region of Oxalobacteraceae sp. CFBP 8761 genomic DNA includes:
- the tkt gene encoding transketolase: protein MKSTQTTTLMANAIRALAMDAVQQANSGHPGMPMGMAEIAVALWDKHYRHNPANPGWMNRDRFLLSNGHGSMLHYALLHLAGYDLTMDDLRAFRQMHSKTPGHPEVGITPGVETTTGPLGQGIANSVGMALAEWLLGYEFNRPGYDVVDHYTYAFLGDGCLMEGISHEVASLAGTLKLNKLIWLYDDNGISIDGKVEGWFTDDTQKRFEAYGWNVIPKVDGHSVAAVDAAIEQAKTSDRPTLICCKTIIGKGAPNLEGGDKVHGAPLGDKEIAAVRQHLVWDPIPFDIPGELYEAWDAKERGAQAEGEWNTMFAAYRGAHPELASEFERRMKGELSGEFTKALDAAIASCIEKQETIATRKASQNAIQALAASLPEFLGGSADLTGSNLTNWKESVAVRSGIPGNHINYGVREFGMAAIQNGVALHGGFIPFGATFLTFSDYSRNALRMASLMKLRSISVFTHDSIGLGEDGPTHQSVEHVSSLRLIPGLDNWRPCDTVESAVAWGAAVQRKDGPTTLIFSRQNLPFMARDTQQVADVAKGGYVLRDTPDAKVILIATGSEVELAVKAFDALAAEGIAARVVSMPSTDVFDRQDAAYKASVLTRGTPRVAIEAGITAFWYKYVGLEGAVVGIDTFGESAPAPVLFKHFGFTVENVVAKAKQVIAA, encoded by the coding sequence ATGAAATCTACGCAAACCACCACCCTGATGGCCAACGCGATCCGCGCGCTGGCGATGGACGCTGTTCAGCAAGCCAACTCGGGCCACCCGGGCATGCCAATGGGCATGGCCGAGATCGCCGTTGCGCTGTGGGACAAGCATTACCGTCATAATCCGGCCAATCCGGGCTGGATGAACCGCGACCGCTTCCTGCTGTCGAACGGCCATGGCTCGATGCTGCATTACGCGCTGCTGCATCTGGCAGGGTATGACCTGACGATGGACGACCTGCGCGCTTTCCGCCAGATGCACTCCAAGACGCCGGGTCACCCGGAAGTGGGCATCACCCCGGGCGTGGAAACCACCACCGGCCCGCTGGGCCAGGGCATCGCCAACTCGGTCGGCATGGCGCTGGCCGAATGGCTGCTGGGCTACGAATTCAACCGTCCGGGCTACGACGTGGTGGATCACTACACCTACGCGTTCCTGGGCGATGGCTGCCTGATGGAAGGCATCTCGCACGAAGTGGCGTCGCTGGCCGGCACCCTCAAGCTCAACAAGCTGATCTGGCTGTACGACGACAACGGCATCTCCATCGACGGCAAGGTCGAAGGCTGGTTCACCGATGACACGCAAAAGCGCTTTGAAGCCTATGGCTGGAACGTGATCCCGAAAGTCGACGGCCACAGCGTCGCGGCCGTCGATGCAGCGATCGAGCAAGCCAAGACGTCGGATCGTCCAACGCTGATCTGCTGCAAGACGATCATCGGCAAGGGCGCCCCGAACCTGGAAGGTGGCGACAAGGTCCACGGCGCGCCGCTGGGCGACAAGGAAATCGCGGCCGTGCGCCAGCACCTGGTCTGGGATCCGATCCCGTTCGATATTCCTGGCGAACTGTACGAAGCATGGGACGCGAAAGAGCGCGGCGCCCAAGCTGAAGGCGAATGGAACACGATGTTCGCGGCCTACCGCGGCGCGCACCCCGAGCTGGCGAGCGAATTCGAGCGCCGCATGAAGGGCGAGCTGTCGGGTGAATTCACCAAGGCACTGGACGCCGCGATCGCGAGCTGCATCGAGAAGCAGGAAACCATCGCCACCCGCAAGGCCTCGCAAAATGCGATCCAGGCGCTGGCCGCGAGCCTGCCAGAATTTTTGGGCGGCTCGGCCGACCTGACCGGTTCGAACCTGACCAACTGGAAAGAATCGGTCGCCGTGCGTTCGGGCATCCCTGGCAACCACATCAATTACGGCGTGCGCGAATTCGGCATGGCCGCGATCCAGAACGGCGTGGCGCTGCATGGCGGCTTCATCCCGTTCGGCGCAACGTTCCTGACGTTCTCGGACTACAGCCGCAATGCGCTGCGCATGGCCTCGCTGATGAAACTCCGTTCGATCTCGGTGTTCACGCACGATTCGATCGGCCTGGGCGAAGACGGTCCAACCCACCAGTCGGTCGAGCACGTCTCGTCGCTGCGCCTGATCCCGGGCCTGGACAACTGGCGTCCATGCGATACGGTCGAATCGGCCGTGGCATGGGGCGCAGCAGTCCAGCGCAAGGATGGTCCGACGACGCTGATCTTCTCGCGCCAGAACCTGCCGTTCATGGCCCGCGATACCCAGCAGGTCGCCGACGTCGCCAAAGGTGGCTACGTGCTGCGCGACACGCCTGACGCCAAGGTCATCCTCATCGCCACCGGCTCGGAAGTCGAACTGGCCGTGAAAGCCTTCGACGCACTGGCTGCTGAAGGCATCGCCGCGCGCGTCGTCTCGATGCCGTCGACCGACGTGTTCGACCGCCAGGACGCCGCCTATAAAGCCAGCGTGCTGACCCGCGGCACGCCGCGCGTGGCCATCGAAGCCGGCATCACCGCCTTCTGGTACAAGTACGTGGGCCTGGAAGGCGCCGTGGTCGGTATCGACACCTTCGGCGAATCGGCGCCAGCGCCGGTGCTGTTCAAGCACTTCGGCTTCACCGTCGAGAACGTGGTTGCCAAGGCCAAACAAGTTATCGCAGCGTAA
- the gap gene encoding type I glyceraldehyde-3-phosphate dehydrogenase: MTIKVAINGYGRIGRNILRAFYEGGKKQDIQIVAINDLGNAESNAHLTRYDTAHGKFPGTVTVEGDNMIVNGDPIRVFAQRNPAEIPWGELGVDVVLECTGFFTTKEKASAHIKGGAKKVIISAPGGKDVDATIVFGVNQDVLKSSDTVISNASCTTNCLAPLVKPLHDAIGLETGLMTTVHSYTNDQVLTDVMHEDLRRARSATQSMIPTKTGAAAAVGLVLPELNGKLDGFAIRVPTINVSIVDLTFIAKRDTTVDEINEIMKTAADGALNGILTYQTEPLVSVDFNHNPASSNFDATLTKVSGRLVKVTSWYDNEWGFSNRMLDTTVALMNAK, encoded by the coding sequence ATGACGATCAAAGTTGCAATCAATGGTTATGGCCGTATCGGCCGCAATATCCTGCGCGCATTCTACGAAGGCGGCAAGAAACAGGACATCCAGATCGTGGCGATCAATGACCTCGGCAATGCCGAGTCGAACGCCCACCTGACCCGCTACGACACGGCCCACGGCAAGTTCCCTGGCACCGTCACGGTGGAAGGCGACAACATGATCGTGAACGGCGATCCAATCCGCGTGTTCGCGCAGCGCAATCCTGCGGAAATCCCATGGGGCGAGCTGGGCGTTGATGTCGTGCTCGAGTGCACCGGCTTCTTCACCACCAAAGAAAAGGCTTCGGCCCACATCAAGGGTGGCGCCAAGAAAGTCATCATCTCGGCACCTGGTGGCAAGGATGTCGACGCGACGATCGTGTTCGGCGTGAACCAGGACGTGCTGAAAAGCTCGGACACCGTGATTTCGAACGCATCGTGCACCACCAACTGCCTGGCCCCGCTGGTCAAGCCACTGCATGACGCCATCGGCCTGGAAACCGGCCTGATGACCACCGTGCACTCGTACACCAACGACCAGGTGCTGACCGACGTGATGCACGAAGACCTGCGCCGCGCCCGCTCGGCCACGCAGTCGATGATCCCGACCAAGACCGGCGCTGCCGCTGCAGTCGGCCTGGTGCTGCCAGAGCTGAACGGCAAGCTGGACGGCTTCGCGATCCGCGTGCCGACCATCAACGTGTCGATCGTCGACCTGACCTTCATCGCCAAGCGTGACACCACCGTCGATGAAATCAACGAGATCATGAAGACGGCGGCCGATGGCGCGCTGAACGGCATCCTGACGTACCAGACCGAGCCACTGGTGTCGGTCGACTTCAACCACAACCCGGCGTCGTCGAACTTCGACGCGACCCTGACCAAAGTGTCGGGCCGCCTGGTGAAAGTGACGTCGTGGTACGACAACGAGTGGGGCTTCTCGAACCGCATGCTCGACACCACCGTCGCGCTGATGAACGCCAAGTAA
- a CDS encoding TonB-dependent receptor — translation MKPPVLKHSVILVAMAIATSPYASAQNAGSEGAQTVYVTGSNLKRTEKEGTQPIQVITAKDIRETGAATVTELIRLVPSMGSDVNLDTNDGGFSRGVSTASLRGLSSSSTLILLNGRRMTPVAYADPNDGNSTLYDLNAIPLAALERVEILRDGASAVYGSDAIGGVINFITRSNYKGAELSARVSANDDNEFKRKGVNVVAGTGDLDTEGYNVFFTADLSDRDRVLRENVKDIEFDQYRRLSKRYATPYGSTISGAPAFYRETAPGSGQFTATRANAADRLRLSTNCDPARQLTGSTAMGLAATSVFVDRTFCNYNTNQNLEGTGEGKDASLLSRGTIKLGPNVRAFVEGAYARTERLYTANPITINTTPVTNFTATGVAPSYQTILPAGHPDNPFPNARASVAYRFENAPRGTETINEQGRLLTGLQGSHFNWDWEVGLLYNEARRKDSYEGRLYLPVLRQLNAGATLAQLSANPDLFRRTQSDDKSSITHFDVKANTQFGQLGGGAIGVAVGAEARREKLQMDPGELLATGQIYGLANTIIDGERDVKSAFVEVRTPFFKNFEMDFAGRWDKYPGIKTNFVPKVGAKWTATNSLAFRGSYSEGFRAPALSQVTPGGAQFFLSNLYDPRRCESDEVTPKPNATEVDCRKSASGTGGANPNLKPEESKSYTFGILFSPTPNFDIGLDFFKIRKEGEVALGTAFDALRDEDTNPDLIVRDQTPANFITDAAGNPIPGTGPLLTVRQPWLNKGSVEVQGIDIDVAFRKNLGDWGNFSAKLTSAYLHSYTLQQEPGDPEHNLVGYNAGLVDWNLSSGIDLPRWKTSLSASLTRGAHAFSANVNYTGPVSLLRKYDNQTTYETAFCHYQPATSPGAPSASITVPGYLAEFPDCKVKEWVRFGVGYTYTGIQNLSLTFNVQNLFDKAAPFDPRYGATAGAPLAGYNEGLHNPYGRYFTASARYSF, via the coding sequence ATGAAGCCGCCTGTCCTGAAACACAGCGTCATTTTGGTCGCCATGGCCATTGCGACGTCCCCTTACGCGTCGGCGCAAAACGCCGGCAGCGAGGGTGCCCAGACCGTGTACGTCACGGGGTCGAACCTGAAGCGCACCGAGAAGGAGGGCACCCAGCCTATCCAGGTCATCACGGCGAAGGATATTCGCGAAACCGGCGCCGCCACGGTCACCGAGCTGATCCGTCTGGTGCCGTCGATGGGTTCGGACGTGAATCTCGACACCAATGACGGCGGGTTTTCCCGTGGCGTGTCGACCGCTTCCCTGCGCGGGCTGTCGTCCAGTTCCACGCTGATCCTGCTGAACGGCCGTCGCATGACGCCGGTCGCCTATGCCGATCCGAACGATGGCAACTCGACCCTGTACGATCTCAATGCGATTCCGCTGGCCGCGCTCGAACGCGTCGAGATCCTGCGCGATGGCGCCTCGGCCGTGTACGGGTCGGATGCGATTGGCGGCGTGATCAACTTCATTACCCGCTCGAACTACAAGGGCGCCGAACTCTCGGCGCGCGTCAGCGCCAACGATGACAACGAATTCAAGCGCAAGGGCGTCAACGTGGTTGCCGGCACGGGCGACCTGGACACCGAAGGCTACAACGTGTTCTTCACGGCCGACCTGTCCGACCGTGACCGCGTGCTGCGCGAAAACGTCAAGGACATCGAATTCGATCAGTACCGCCGCCTGTCGAAGCGCTACGCCACGCCCTATGGCAGCACGATTTCAGGCGCGCCCGCGTTCTACCGCGAAACCGCGCCAGGCTCTGGCCAGTTCACTGCGACCCGCGCCAACGCCGCCGACCGTCTGCGCCTGAGCACGAACTGCGATCCGGCGCGCCAGTTGACCGGCTCGACGGCCATGGGCCTGGCCGCGACCAGCGTCTTCGTGGACCGCACGTTCTGTAACTACAACACCAACCAGAACCTGGAGGGCACGGGCGAGGGCAAGGATGCCAGTCTCTTGAGCCGCGGCACGATCAAGCTGGGCCCGAACGTGCGCGCCTTCGTCGAGGGCGCCTACGCCCGCACCGAGCGCCTGTACACGGCCAATCCGATCACGATCAATACCACGCCGGTGACCAACTTCACGGCGACCGGCGTGGCACCGAGCTACCAGACGATCCTGCCGGCCGGCCACCCCGACAACCCGTTCCCGAATGCGCGCGCCTCGGTGGCTTACCGCTTCGAGAACGCCCCGCGCGGCACCGAGACGATCAATGAACAGGGACGCCTGCTCACGGGCCTGCAAGGTTCGCATTTCAACTGGGACTGGGAAGTGGGCCTGCTCTACAACGAAGCACGCCGCAAGGACAGCTACGAGGGCCGCCTGTACCTGCCGGTGCTGCGCCAGTTGAACGCCGGCGCCACGCTGGCGCAGCTCTCGGCCAACCCGGATCTGTTCCGCAGGACCCAGAGCGACGACAAATCGTCGATCACGCATTTCGATGTCAAGGCCAATACCCAGTTCGGCCAGCTGGGCGGCGGCGCGATCGGCGTCGCGGTGGGCGCCGAAGCGCGCCGTGAAAAATTGCAGATGGATCCTGGCGAGTTGCTGGCAACCGGTCAAATCTATGGCCTGGCCAACACCATCATCGATGGCGAGCGTGACGTCAAGTCGGCCTTCGTCGAAGTGCGCACCCCGTTCTTCAAGAATTTCGAGATGGACTTTGCCGGTCGCTGGGACAAGTACCCGGGCATCAAGACCAACTTTGTGCCGAAGGTGGGCGCCAAATGGACCGCGACCAACAGCCTTGCCTTCCGCGGCAGCTACTCCGAAGGCTTCCGGGCCCCGGCCTTGTCGCAGGTGACGCCAGGTGGCGCGCAATTCTTCCTCAGCAACCTGTATGACCCACGCCGCTGCGAAAGCGACGAAGTGACGCCGAAGCCGAACGCCACCGAAGTCGATTGCCGCAAATCGGCCTCCGGCACCGGTGGCGCCAACCCGAACCTCAAGCCGGAAGAATCGAAGAGCTATACCTTCGGCATCCTGTTCTCGCCGACCCCGAACTTCGATATCGGCCTGGACTTCTTCAAGATCCGCAAGGAAGGCGAAGTGGCGCTCGGTACGGCGTTCGATGCGCTGCGCGACGAAGACACCAATCCCGACCTGATCGTGCGCGATCAGACGCCGGCCAACTTCATCACCGATGCTGCCGGCAACCCGATTCCGGGCACCGGCCCGCTGCTGACGGTGCGCCAGCCGTGGCTGAACAAGGGTTCGGTGGAAGTGCAGGGCATTGATATTGACGTTGCCTTCCGCAAGAATCTGGGCGACTGGGGCAATTTCAGCGCCAAGCTCACGTCGGCTTACCTGCACTCGTACACGCTGCAGCAAGAGCCGGGCGACCCGGAACACAATCTGGTTGGCTACAATGCCGGTCTGGTTGACTGGAACCTGAGTAGTGGCATTGACTTGCCGCGCTGGAAAACGAGTCTGTCTGCCTCGCTGACCCGGGGTGCGCATGCCTTCAGTGCCAACGTCAATTACACCGGTCCGGTTTCGCTGCTGCGCAAGTACGACAACCAGACCACTTACGAGACGGCGTTCTGCCACTACCAGCCAGCCACCAGCCCAGGTGCGCCCAGTGCCAGCATCACCGTACCGGGTTATCTTGCTGAGTTCCCGGACTGCAAGGTCAAGGAATGGGTGCGGTTCGGCGTAGGCTACACCTACACTGGCATCCAGAACCTGTCGCTGACGTTCAACGTCCAGAACCTGTTCGACAAGGCGGCGCCGTTCGATCCGCGCTATGGCGCCACGGCCGGTGCGCCACTGGCCGGCTACAACGAAGGATTGCACAATCCGTACGGCCGCTACTTTACCGCGTCGGCCCGTTACAGCTTCTAG
- the map gene encoding type I methionyl aminopeptidase, which produces MTIKLKNDKDIAKMRVAGRMAAEVLDMIKEFVVPGVSTEELDRRCHDYIRKVQKATPANIGYHGFPKTLCTSINGVVCHGIPSEKDILKDGDIVNIDVTVIKDGWHGDTSRMYFAGTPSPEAKKLVEVTYDAMMAGIRAVGPGARLGDVGHAIQTLAEGAGFSVVRDYCGHGIGRVYHEEPQVLHYGRKNTGLLLKEGMTFTVEPMINMGEDDVIQLDDGWTVMTRDGSLSAQWEHMLVVTKNGAEILTPWPDKR; this is translated from the coding sequence ATGACCATCAAACTCAAGAACGACAAAGACATCGCCAAGATGCGTGTGGCCGGCCGCATGGCTGCCGAAGTGCTGGACATGATCAAGGAATTCGTCGTGCCCGGCGTCTCCACCGAAGAACTCGACCGCCGCTGCCACGACTATATCCGCAAGGTGCAGAAGGCCACGCCGGCCAATATCGGTTACCACGGCTTCCCGAAAACCCTGTGCACGTCGATCAATGGCGTGGTCTGCCACGGCATCCCGAGCGAGAAGGACATCCTCAAGGACGGCGACATCGTCAATATCGACGTGACCGTGATCAAGGATGGCTGGCACGGTGACACGAGCCGGATGTACTTTGCCGGCACGCCGTCACCCGAAGCGAAGAAGCTGGTGGAGGTCACCTATGACGCCATGATGGCGGGCATTCGCGCCGTCGGCCCGGGCGCGCGCCTGGGCGACGTCGGCCATGCGATCCAGACGCTGGCCGAAGGCGCCGGCTTCTCGGTCGTGCGTGACTACTGCGGCCACGGCATCGGCCGCGTCTACCACGAAGAACCGCAGGTGCTGCACTACGGCCGCAAGAACACGGGCCTGTTGCTGAAGGAAGGCATGACCTTCACGGTCGAGCCGATGATCAATATGGGTGAAGATGACGTGATCCAGCTCGACGACGGCTGGACCGTGATGACGCGCGACGGTTCGCTGTCGGCGCAGTGGGAACACATGCTGGTGGTGACCAAGAATGGCGCCGAGATCCTGACGCCCTGGCCGGACAAACGCTGA
- a CDS encoding TonB-dependent receptor → MMETLLSRSVRAICLGGMTLGMTAAIAQEVAAPQRVEVTGSRIRQVDLETAQPIQILNQEQIQKTGLVTVGDVLNNLSSAGAPDFSRSGSLTSNTEAGGQYVSLRNLGANRLLVLVDGKRWTQTVAGYTDLSTIPSAMIERMEILKDGASSIYGSDAIAGVINIILKKNMQGGQLSIYNGQNEKNDGKNKDYSLTYGAGDDKASLMFGLSHTEQGRVGTQTRDITRFQNGPAHPFDGLGAGPWGRIAPVNPANGGALTSAAAGGFNRYLNHTGSFDGSGVGADSRNPANYHTNSSAIQEDKYNSTQDMDLLSPNKLDTLFVKGEIALPKDMRLKTTAMYSQRQSLRQIAGYPLQSTSQNNYKVYVDKDSYYNPYGNQVAGAGLGQDLFFQRRTIELPRVTDNENRTLHIDAALEGDFTVRDLAWNWSVGYNHNKVSGTATDTGNINLLNLKQALGPSFMNASGVVQCGTAANPIGLASCTPFNILGGPSASTPEALAFVNTTGTKTYGSTINSAVADLAGELFQLPAGAVGLAVGLEHREVKGSDVPDQFSQSGYSTNLSGQATYGRYTVREAYAELNIPVLKAQPFAELLSFNLATRHSDYSNFGVTNNSKASFMYKPVKDVLFRGTWAEGFRAPTLDDIAGGGSQSFDTFTDPCDTRFGEAARNPAVQARCATGFGGVTGTPVNYRQLQQAGGAITSASGTQSLVAFNSGAGNEFLTPETAVTKTIGFVYSPSFVPGLSVGLDWYNIKIDNRITAIGAEYVVDECYIQGNANFCNSLRRDPANGNLTALSRGNANLGEMETEGLDLAISYRLPRTAYGQFGFRNETSYTDKFRTRSGADQDWAEYVGDYFYNRVKSNTSIDWSLGNWNATWGFRYYSPVKDQCWDVEALIECNMPNVETASFGTGANKLGSVTIHDLSVGYKTSWDGRFLFGINNVFDKSPRIVYSSQASASKIDADQLLDRFFYVRYTQNF, encoded by the coding sequence ATGATGGAAACACTCTTGTCCCGTTCGGTCCGCGCTATCTGCCTCGGCGGTATGACCCTTGGCATGACCGCTGCGATCGCGCAGGAAGTCGCTGCGCCACAGCGCGTTGAAGTGACCGGTTCGCGTATTCGCCAGGTTGACCTGGAAACGGCTCAGCCGATCCAGATCCTGAACCAGGAACAGATCCAGAAGACCGGTCTGGTGACCGTCGGTGACGTCCTGAACAACCTGTCGTCGGCAGGCGCACCGGACTTCTCGCGTTCGGGCTCGCTGACGTCGAACACCGAAGCTGGCGGCCAGTACGTCAGCCTGCGTAACCTGGGCGCGAACCGCCTGCTGGTGCTGGTTGACGGCAAGCGCTGGACCCAGACCGTTGCCGGCTACACCGACTTGTCGACCATCCCGTCGGCAATGATCGAGCGCATGGAAATCCTGAAGGATGGCGCATCGTCGATCTACGGTTCGGACGCAATCGCAGGCGTGATCAACATCATCCTGAAAAAGAACATGCAGGGCGGCCAGCTGTCGATCTACAACGGTCAGAACGAAAAGAATGACGGCAAGAACAAAGACTACTCGCTGACCTACGGCGCAGGCGACGACAAGGCATCGCTGATGTTTGGCCTGTCGCACACCGAACAAGGTCGTGTCGGCACCCAGACCCGTGACATCACCCGTTTCCAGAACGGTCCGGCACACCCGTTTGACGGCCTGGGCGCAGGTCCATGGGGTCGTATCGCTCCGGTCAATCCAGCCAACGGCGGCGCACTCACCAGCGCTGCTGCTGGCGGCTTCAACCGCTACCTGAACCACACCGGTTCGTTCGACGGTTCCGGCGTGGGCGCAGATTCGCGCAACCCGGCCAACTATCACACGAACTCGTCGGCAATCCAGGAAGACAAGTACAACAGCACCCAGGACATGGACCTGCTGTCGCCGAACAAGCTCGATACGCTGTTCGTCAAAGGCGAGATCGCTCTGCCAAAAGACATGCGCCTGAAGACCACTGCGATGTACTCGCAGCGTCAGTCGCTGCGTCAGATCGCCGGCTATCCGCTGCAGTCGACGTCGCAGAACAACTACAAGGTCTATGTCGACAAGGACAGCTACTACAACCCGTACGGCAACCAGGTTGCCGGCGCCGGTCTTGGCCAGGATCTGTTCTTCCAGCGTCGTACCATCGAGCTGCCACGCGTCACCGACAATGAAAACCGCACCCTGCACATCGATGCCGCCCTCGAAGGCGACTTCACGGTCCGGGATCTGGCGTGGAACTGGAGCGTTGGTTACAACCACAACAAGGTTTCGGGTACCGCAACCGACACCGGCAACATCAACCTGCTGAACCTGAAGCAAGCCCTCGGCCCATCCTTCATGAACGCTTCGGGCGTCGTCCAGTGCGGCACCGCGGCAAACCCGATCGGCCTGGCATCGTGCACCCCGTTCAACATCCTGGGTGGCCCATCGGCATCGACCCCGGAAGCGCTGGCATTCGTCAACACGACCGGCACCAAGACCTACGGCTCGACCATCAACAGCGCAGTTGCTGACCTGGCCGGCGAACTGTTCCAGCTGCCAGCAGGCGCAGTCGGCCTGGCAGTCGGCCTGGAACACCGCGAAGTCAAGGGTTCGGACGTTCCTGACCAGTTCTCGCAGTCGGGCTACTCGACCAACCTGTCGGGTCAGGCAACCTACGGCCGCTACACCGTGCGTGAAGCGTATGCCGAGCTGAACATCCCAGTCCTGAAGGCACAGCCATTCGCAGAACTGCTGAGCTTCAACCTGGCGACCCGTCACTCGGACTACAGCAACTTCGGCGTGACCAACAACAGCAAGGCCAGCTTCATGTACAAGCCGGTCAAGGACGTGCTGTTCCGCGGTACCTGGGCTGAAGGCTTCCGCGCCCCAACCCTGGACGATATCGCCGGCGGCGGTTCGCAGTCGTTCGACACCTTCACCGACCCATGCGACACCCGCTTCGGTGAAGCTGCTCGCAACCCTGCAGTGCAGGCACGTTGCGCCACCGGCTTCGGCGGCGTCACCGGCACCCCGGTCAACTACCGTCAGCTGCAGCAGGCTGGTGGCGCGATCACCAGCGCCAGCGGCACCCAATCGCTGGTCGCTTTCAACAGCGGCGCTGGTAACGAGTTCCTGACCCCGGAAACCGCAGTCACCAAGACCATCGGCTTCGTCTACAGCCCATCGTTCGTGCCTGGCCTGTCGGTTGGTCTGGACTGGTACAACATCAAGATCGACAACCGCATCACCGCAATCGGTGCTGAATACGTCGTCGACGAGTGCTACATCCAGGGCAATGCGAACTTCTGTAACTCGCTGCGTCGCGATCCTGCCAACGGTAACCTGACGGCCCTGTCGCGCGGCAACGCCAACCTGGGCGAGATGGAAACCGAAGGTCTGGACCTGGCAATTTCGTACCGCCTGCCACGTACTGCCTACGGCCAGTTCGGCTTCCGCAACGAAACGTCGTACACCGACAAGTTCCGTACCCGCAGCGGTGCTGATCAGGACTGGGCAGAGTACGTCGGTGACTACTTCTACAACCGCGTCAAGTCGAACACGTCGATCGACTGGTCGCTGGGTAACTGGAACGCAACCTGGGGCTTCCGTTACTACAGCCCGGTCAAGGACCAGTGCTGGGATGTTGAAGCGCTCATCGAGTGCAACATGCCAAACGTTGAGACCGCTTCGTTCGGTACCGGCGCCAACAAGCTGGGTTCGGTCACGATTCACGACCTGAGCGTTGGTTACAAGACCTCGTGGGATGGCCGCTTCCTGTTCGGTATCAACAACGTCTTCGACAAGTCGCCACGTATCGTCTACAGCAGCCAGGCATCGGCTTCGAAGATCGACGCAGACCAGCTGCTCGACCGCTTCTTCTACGTCCGCTACACCCAGAACTTCTAA